One window of Thalassovita mediterranea genomic DNA carries:
- the rpoC gene encoding DNA-directed RNA polymerase subunit beta', producing the protein MRQDVTNPFNNANAPAPSFEAIKISIASPEKIRSWSSGEIKKPETINYRTFKPEREGLFCARIFGPIKDYECLCGKYKRIKYRGIVCEKCGVEVTLAKVRRERMGHIELAAPVAHIWFLKSLPSRISTLLDMALKDVERVLYFESYVVIEPGLTPLEPNQLLTEEEYMDAQDEHGEDAFTAMIGAEAVRELLRALDLESLADQLREDLAESTSELKTKKFSKRLKVVEAFLASGAKPEWMIMTIVPVIPPDLRPLVPLDGGRFATSDLNDLYRRVINRNNRLKRLMELRAPDIIIRNEKRMLQESVDALFDNGRRGRVITGTNKRPLKSLSDMLKGKHGRFRQNLLGKRVDYSGRSVIVVGPNMKLHECGLPKKMALELFKPFIYARLDAKGLAGTVKAAKKLVEKEKPEVWDILEEVIREHPVLLNRAPTLHRLGIQAFEPKLIEGKAIQLHPLVCAAFNADFDGDQMAVHVPLSLEAQLEARVLMMSTNNILSPANGKPIIVPSQDIILGLYYLSLDKDEEPGSYKTDKEGRPLQGIYSDMAEIEHALHAGKLSLHAKIKARFEGVDEEGNEEVRIIDTTPGRYMIASLLPKMKGMRAELVNDLMTKKAISKLIDEVYRNCGQKATVIFCDQVMALGFREACKAGISFGKDDMKIPAAKAKLVEDTRAQVSEYERQYAEGLITRGEKYNKVVDAWSTCTDKVADAMMDAAGEAEINAETGRQEETNSVFMMAHSGARGSKNQMKQLAGMRGLMAKPSGEIIETPIVSNFKEGLTVLEYFNSTHGARKGLADTALKTANSGYLTRRLVDVAQDCIVNEDDCGTDKGIMLAPVMEGADVTVSISERILGRTTGWDVNDPKTGELICPANTYVDEALAATIEAAGVDEIKVRSPLTCETKTGVCVACYGRDLARGTIVNRGEAIGVIAAQSIGEPGTQLTMRTFHIGGAASVAEESSVEASFEGTISFEEADTVTRSDKTLVVVGRQMSVSIIDSDGRTRQTFKPGYGTRVYTKDGAKVKPGDKLADWDPFAQPLISEISGVAKLVDVVDGMSAREETDEATGISSRVIVDYRGSKGNELRPSVLITDANGEAKTLPNGTEARYLLSPGAILSVNDGDEVGSGDSLARTSTGGAKTKDITGGLPRVAELFEARRPKDNAVIADIDGRVSYLRDYKNKRKIGIIPEEEGVEPVEYLVPKNKRISFQDGDFIRRGEYLVDGNPAPQDILGSLGIAALADYLVDEVQKVYRLQGVPINDKHIEVIVRQMLQKIEITDPGTTTLLKGEHVDLLELEEANASVRRSRKQDQREASGVPVLLGITKASLQTRSFISAASFQETTRVLTEAALQGKVDTLEGLKENVIVGRLIPAGTGGGMRNFRRIAGQRDQKLKAKRREAAEQAAAALPAPDAAE; encoded by the coding sequence ATGCGCCAAGACGTCACAAACCCCTTCAATAACGCCAACGCCCCAGCCCCGAGCTTTGAGGCGATCAAGATCTCTATCGCCAGCCCGGAAAAGATCCGGTCCTGGTCGTCCGGTGAGATCAAGAAGCCGGAAACCATCAACTACCGGACCTTCAAGCCAGAGCGCGAAGGCCTGTTCTGTGCCCGTATCTTCGGTCCTATCAAGGACTATGAGTGCCTTTGCGGTAAGTATAAGCGTATCAAGTATCGCGGCATCGTCTGTGAGAAGTGCGGCGTTGAAGTTACCCTCGCCAAGGTTCGCCGTGAACGCATGGGCCACATCGAGCTGGCTGCACCTGTCGCGCACATCTGGTTCCTGAAATCGCTCCCATCGCGCATCTCCACGCTGCTGGACATGGCGCTGAAAGACGTTGAGCGCGTTCTCTACTTCGAGAGCTATGTGGTCATCGAGCCGGGCCTCACCCCGCTTGAGCCGAACCAGTTGCTCACCGAAGAAGAGTATATGGACGCTCAGGACGAGCACGGTGAAGACGCCTTCACGGCGATGATCGGTGCCGAAGCTGTTCGCGAGCTCCTGCGCGCACTCGATCTTGAATCGCTGGCAGACCAGCTGCGGGAAGACCTCGCAGAATCCACCAGCGAACTGAAGACGAAGAAATTCTCCAAGCGTCTCAAGGTCGTGGAAGCGTTCCTTGCATCTGGTGCGAAGCCGGAGTGGATGATCATGACGATCGTTCCGGTGATCCCGCCGGATCTTCGTCCGCTCGTTCCGCTGGACGGTGGCCGCTTTGCGACCTCTGACCTCAACGACCTCTATCGCCGTGTGATCAACCGGAACAACCGCCTGAAGCGCCTCATGGAGCTTCGCGCGCCGGACATCATCATCCGTAACGAAAAGCGGATGCTGCAGGAGTCTGTCGACGCCCTGTTCGACAATGGTCGCCGCGGCCGCGTCATCACGGGCACCAACAAGCGCCCGCTGAAGTCGCTCTCCGACATGCTGAAAGGCAAGCACGGCCGTTTCCGCCAGAACCTGCTCGGCAAGCGCGTCGACTATTCCGGCCGTTCGGTCATCGTGGTTGGCCCGAACATGAAGCTGCACGAGTGCGGCCTGCCGAAGAAGATGGCGCTCGAGCTGTTCAAACCGTTCATCTATGCGCGTCTCGACGCGAAGGGCCTCGCAGGCACCGTCAAGGCTGCCAAGAAGCTTGTTGAGAAAGAAAAGCCGGAAGTCTGGGACATCCTCGAAGAGGTCATCCGTGAGCACCCGGTCCTGCTCAACCGCGCACCGACGCTGCACCGTCTCGGCATCCAGGCGTTCGAGCCGAAGCTGATCGAAGGCAAGGCTATCCAGCTTCACCCGCTGGTCTGTGCTGCCTTCAACGCTGACTTCGACGGCGACCAGATGGCTGTCCACGTTCCGCTCTCGCTGGAAGCCCAGCTTGAAGCGCGCGTGCTGATGATGTCGACGAACAACATCCTGTCGCCAGCAAACGGCAAGCCAATCATCGTTCCGTCGCAGGACATCATTCTCGGCCTCTACTACCTGTCGCTCGACAAGGACGAAGAGCCAGGCTCGTACAAGACCGACAAGGAAGGGCGTCCGCTTCAGGGCATCTATTCCGACATGGCGGAAATCGAGCACGCCCTGCACGCAGGCAAGCTGTCGCTGCACGCCAAGATCAAGGCGCGCTTCGAAGGCGTTGATGAAGAGGGCAATGAAGAAGTCCGCATCATCGACACCACGCCGGGCCGCTACATGATTGCGTCCCTGCTGCCGAAGATGAAAGGCATGCGCGCCGAGCTGGTCAACGATCTGATGACCAAGAAGGCGATCTCCAAGCTGATCGACGAGGTCTACCGGAACTGCGGTCAGAAGGCGACGGTCATCTTCTGTGACCAGGTCATGGCACTCGGCTTCCGCGAGGCCTGCAAGGCGGGCATTTCGTTCGGTAAGGACGACATGAAGATCCCGGCTGCCAAGGCCAAGCTGGTCGAAGATACCCGCGCGCAAGTGTCGGAGTATGAGCGCCAGTACGCAGAAGGCCTCATCACCCGCGGCGAGAAGTACAACAAGGTGGTCGACGCCTGGTCGACCTGTACGGACAAAGTCGCTGACGCGATGATGGACGCCGCAGGCGAAGCTGAAATCAACGCCGAAACCGGCCGCCAGGAAGAGACCAACTCGGTCTTCATGATGGCCCACTCCGGTGCACGTGGTTCCAAGAACCAGATGAAGCAGCTGGCTGGTATGCGCGGCCTGATGGCCAAGCCGTCCGGCGAGATCATCGAGACGCCGATTGTGTCGAACTTCAAGGAAGGCCTGACCGTTCTTGAATACTTCAACTCGACCCACGGCGCCCGTAAGGGTCTTGCTGATACGGCTCTGAAGACGGCTAACTCCGGTTACCTCACCCGTCGTCTCGTCGACGTGGCGCAGGACTGTATCGTCAACGAAGACGATTGCGGCACCGACAAGGGCATCATGCTTGCCCCGGTCATGGAAGGCGCAGACGTCACTGTCTCGATCTCTGAGCGTATCCTCGGCCGGACTACCGGTTGGGACGTCAATGATCCGAAGACGGGTGAGCTCATCTGCCCGGCCAACACCTATGTCGATGAAGCGCTTGCCGCGACCATCGAGGCGGCTGGTGTCGATGAGATCAAGGTGCGTTCGCCGCTGACCTGCGAAACGAAGACCGGTGTCTGTGTGGCCTGTTACGGCCGCGACCTTGCACGTGGTACGATCGTCAACCGCGGTGAAGCAATCGGCGTTATCGCGGCACAGTCGATCGGTGAGCCGGGTACCCAGCTGACCATGCGTACCTTCCACATCGGCGGCGCTGCCTCCGTTGCGGAAGAAAGCTCGGTTGAAGCTTCGTTTGAAGGCACGATCAGCTTCGAGGAAGCCGACACGGTTACCCGTTCGGACAAGACGCTCGTTGTGGTTGGCCGCCAGATGTCGGTGTCGATCATCGACAGCGATGGCCGTACCCGCCAGACCTTCAAGCCTGGCTACGGTACGCGCGTCTACACCAAGGACGGCGCCAAGGTGAAACCAGGCGACAAGCTCGCTGACTGGGATCCGTTCGCACAGCCGCTGATCTCCGAGATCTCAGGTGTCGCCAAGCTCGTTGACGTTGTCGATGGCATGTCGGCCCGTGAAGAGACCGACGAAGCAACCGGTATCTCGTCGCGCGTCATCGTCGACTATCGCGGCAGCAAGGGTAATGAGCTTCGTCCATCGGTCCTGATCACGGACGCCAATGGTGAGGCCAAGACGCTGCCAAACGGCACCGAAGCCCGCTATCTGCTATCGCCAGGCGCGATCCTGTCGGTGAACGATGGCGATGAAGTCGGCTCGGGCGACAGCCTTGCACGTACCTCAACGGGCGGCGCAAAGACCAAGGACATCACCGGTGGTCTGCCGCGTGTGGCTGAGCTGTTCGAAGCACGTCGTCCGAAGGACAATGCGGTCATCGCCGATATCGACGGCCGTGTGTCGTACCTTCGCGACTACAAGAACAAGCGCAAGATCGGCATCATTCCGGAAGAAGAGGGCGTCGAGCCTGTTGAGTACCTCGTTCCAAAGAACAAGCGTATCTCCTTCCAGGACGGTGACTTCATCCGCCGCGGTGAATACCTCGTCGATGGTAACCCTGCGCCGCAGGACATCCTCGGCTCGCTCGGTATCGCTGCGCTGGCTGACTATCTCGTCGACGAAGTCCAGAAGGTCTATCGTCTGCAAGGCGTGCCGATCAACGACAAGCACATCGAGGTGATCGTTCGCCAGATGCTGCAGAAGATCGAGATCACCGATCCGGGTACGACGACGCTACTCAAGGGCGAACATGTCGACCTGCTCGAGCTGGAGGAAGCAAACGCATCGGTTCGCCGGTCGCGCAAGCAGGACCAGCGCGAGGCTTCGGGTGTTCCGGTTCTCCTCGGTATCACCAAGGCGTCGCTGCAGACCCGCAGCTTCATCTCCGCGGCATCCTTCCAGGAAACGACGCGCGTGCTGACCGAAGCTGCCCTGCAGGGCAAGGTCGATACGCTCGAAGGCCTGAAGGAAAACGTCATCGTCGGACGCCTGATTCCGGCTGGTACGGGCGGCGGCATGCGCAACTTCCGTCGCATTGCCGGTCAGCGCGACCAGAAGCTCAAGGCGAAGCGCCGCGAAGCAGCCGAACAGGCCGCAGCGGCCCTGCCGGCACCAGACGCTGCAGAGTAG
- the rpoB gene encoding DNA-directed RNA polymerase subunit beta: MALSFTEKKRIRKSFGRIPEAIDMPNLIEVQRSSYEQFLQMHTALAERTDDGLGGVFKSVFPIIDFNERATLEYVSYEFEPPKFDMQECMQRDMTYAAPLKVRLQLVVFDIDEDTGAKSIKEVKEQEVYLGDIPLMTDKGTFIVNGTERVIVSQMHRSPGVFFDHDRGKTHSSGKLLFAARIIPYRGSWLDFEFDAKDILNIRIDRKRKLPATTMLYALGYDTDEIIDLFYTRSVFRLDKKGWIAGYRPESWKGQKPDYDLVDAKTGKVVAPAGRKITALAAKRIAEGGTDELLVPSTALEGKFLGRDIVNRETGEIFGEAGDVLTEELVAELRELGQKSVEILNIDGADRGPWLRNTLKADKNETRFEALSDIYRVMRPGEPPTQEAADALFNQLFFDGERYDLSAVGRVKMNMRLNMALDDYELAEDSMRTLRKEDIVGVMKVILDLKDGKGEVDDIDNLGNRRVRSVGELMENNYRIGLVRMERAIKERMSSVDIDTVMPHDLINAKPVVASVREFFGSSQLSQFMDQTNPLSEITHKRRLSALGPGGLTRERAGFEVRDVHPTHYGRICPIETPEGPNIGLINSLATHARVNKYGFIESPYRKVENGKLTSEVVYLSAMEEHRFAIAQANATVNDKGELDNEFVNARVNGEATLVPREEVEYMDVSPKQVVSVAAALIPFLENDDANRALMGSNMQRQAVPLVKSEAPFVGTGMESVVARDSRAAVVARRAGVIEQVDGTRIVVRATEDIDSAKSGVDIYRLAKFRRSNQNSCINQRPIVRVGDEVRSGDIIADGPSTDLGELALGRNVLVAFMPWNGYNFEDSILISERIVKDDVFTSIHLEEYEIAARDTKLGPEEITRDIPNVGEEALRNLDEAGIVAVGAEVKAGDILVGKVTPKGESPMTPEEKLLRAIFGEKASDVRDTSLRVPPGGSGTVVEVRVFNRHGIDKDQRALQIEREQIEQLQEDKEDEQNILERNTYARLRELLVGSEAAAGPKGFKTGKITSEALDELRESQWWEIALKSEKAQGELDLLQSRFNDSLRELEARFNDKVDKVQSGDDLPPGVMKVVKVFLAVKRKLQPGDKMAGRHGNKGVISKINPAEDMPFTEDGTPVDIVLNPLGVPSRMNVGQILETHMGWASNGLGRLVQNALDEWNENKDNKALRETVQHVYGKEQELPESDTEIVELASNLSNGVPIATPVFDGAREADIVEMLERAGLDASGQVTLFDGRTGEAFKRKVTVGYKYLLKLHHLVDEKIHARSTGPYSLVTQQPLGGKAQFGGQRFGEMEVWALEAYGAAYTLQEMLTVKSDDTAGRAKVYEAIVRGDDTFEAGIPESFNVLIKEMRSLGLNVELIEANEDDDDSPVAAE, from the coding sequence ATGGCTCTTTCTTTCACGGAAAAAAAACGTATCCGCAAATCCTTCGGTCGTATTCCCGAAGCCATCGACATGCCAAACCTCATCGAAGTGCAGCGCTCCTCCTACGAGCAGTTCCTGCAGATGCATACCGCTCTTGCTGAGCGCACCGATGACGGCCTTGGTGGTGTCTTTAAAAGCGTTTTCCCAATCATCGACTTCAATGAGCGCGCGACGCTTGAATACGTTTCATACGAATTCGAGCCGCCGAAGTTCGACATGCAGGAGTGCATGCAGCGCGACATGACCTACGCAGCGCCGCTGAAAGTGCGGCTGCAGCTGGTCGTCTTCGATATCGACGAAGATACGGGCGCCAAGTCCATCAAAGAGGTCAAGGAACAGGAAGTCTATCTCGGCGACATTCCGCTGATGACGGACAAGGGTACGTTCATCGTGAACGGCACCGAGCGCGTGATCGTCTCGCAGATGCACCGTTCGCCTGGCGTGTTCTTCGACCATGACCGCGGCAAGACCCACTCTTCGGGCAAGCTGCTCTTCGCGGCCCGCATCATTCCTTACCGTGGTTCCTGGCTCGACTTCGAGTTCGACGCCAAGGACATCCTCAACATCCGCATCGACCGCAAGCGCAAGCTTCCGGCGACCACGATGCTGTACGCGCTCGGTTATGACACCGATGAGATCATCGATCTGTTCTACACCCGCTCTGTCTTCCGCCTCGACAAGAAGGGCTGGATCGCGGGCTACCGTCCAGAAAGCTGGAAGGGCCAGAAGCCAGACTACGACCTCGTCGACGCAAAGACCGGCAAGGTTGTTGCCCCAGCAGGCCGCAAGATCACCGCACTCGCTGCAAAGCGTATCGCTGAAGGCGGCACGGATGAGCTGCTCGTTCCGTCGACGGCGCTTGAAGGCAAGTTCCTCGGCCGCGACATCGTCAACCGCGAAACTGGTGAGATCTTTGGTGAGGCCGGCGACGTCCTGACCGAAGAGCTCGTCGCAGAGCTTCGTGAGCTTGGCCAGAAGTCGGTTGAAATCCTTAACATCGACGGCGCTGACCGCGGCCCATGGCTGCGCAACACGCTGAAGGCTGACAAGAACGAGACACGCTTCGAGGCGCTGTCCGACATCTACCGCGTCATGCGCCCTGGTGAGCCACCGACCCAGGAAGCAGCTGACGCGCTGTTCAACCAGCTCTTCTTCGATGGCGAGCGCTATGATCTCTCCGCGGTTGGCCGCGTGAAGATGAATATGCGCCTCAACATGGCTCTCGATGATTACGAGCTTGCTGAAGACAGCATGCGCACCCTGCGCAAGGAAGACATTGTTGGCGTCATGAAGGTCATCCTCGACCTGAAGGACGGCAAGGGCGAAGTCGACGACATCGACAACCTTGGTAACCGCCGTGTCCGTTCGGTCGGCGAGCTGATGGAAAACAACTACCGCATCGGTCTCGTCCGCATGGAGCGCGCCATCAAGGAGCGTATGTCCTCGGTCGATATCGACACGGTCATGCCGCACGACCTGATCAATGCGAAGCCGGTTGTCGCTTCGGTACGTGAATTCTTCGGCTCATCGCAGCTGTCGCAGTTCATGGACCAGACCAACCCGCTGTCGGAAATCACCCACAAGCGTCGTCTTTCGGCGCTCGGCCCGGGCGGTCTCACCCGTGAGCGCGCAGGCTTCGAAGTCCGCGACGTTCACCCGACCCACTATGGCCGTATCTGCCCGATTGAGACGCCGGAAGGCCCGAACATTGGTCTGATCAACTCGCTCGCAACCCATGCGCGCGTCAACAAGTACGGCTTCATCGAAAGCCCGTACCGCAAGGTCGAGAATGGCAAGCTGACCAGCGAAGTCGTGTACCTCTCCGCCATGGAAGAGCACCGCTTCGCGATCGCGCAGGCCAATGCGACCGTCAACGACAAGGGTGAGCTCGACAATGAGTTCGTCAACGCCCGCGTCAACGGCGAAGCGACGCTCGTGCCGCGCGAGGAAGTGGAATATATGGACGTGTCGCCGAAGCAGGTTGTTTCGGTTGCTGCGGCCCTCATTCCATTCCTTGAGAACGATGACGCCAACCGCGCTCTCATGGGCTCGAACATGCAGCGTCAGGCTGTGCCGCTCGTCAAATCGGAAGCCCCATTTGTCGGTACCGGCATGGAGTCTGTTGTTGCCCGCGACAGCCGCGCCGCCGTTGTCGCTCGCCGCGCCGGTGTGATTGAGCAGGTGGACGGCACGCGTATCGTTGTGCGCGCAACCGAAGACATCGACTCGGCGAAGTCCGGCGTTGATATCTATCGCCTCGCAAAGTTCCGCCGCTCGAACCAGAACTCCTGTATCAACCAGCGCCCGATTGTGCGCGTGGGTGACGAAGTGCGTTCTGGTGACATCATTGCAGACGGCCCGTCCACCGACCTTGGTGAGCTGGCACTCGGCCGCAACGTGCTCGTCGCGTTCATGCCCTGGAATGGCTACAACTTCGAGGACTCGATCCTGATCTCCGAACGGATCGTGAAAGACGACGTCTTCACCTCGATCCACCTGGAAGAGTATGAGATCGCGGCTCGCGACACCAAGCTCGGCCCTGAAGAGATCACCCGCGATATTCCGAACGTCGGCGAGGAAGCCCTGCGTAACCTCGACGAAGCCGGTATCGTTGCTGTCGGTGCTGAAGTGAAAGCTGGCGACATCCTCGTCGGTAAGGTCACGCCGAAGGGCGAAAGCCCGATGACGCCGGAAGAAAAGCTTCTGCGCGCCATCTTCGGTGAGAAGGCGTCTGACGTTCGCGACACCTCCCTGCGCGTGCCTCCGGGCGGCTCGGGTACGGTTGTGGAAGTCCGTGTCTTCAACCGTCACGGCATCGACAAGGACCAGCGCGCGCTCCAGATTGAGCGTGAGCAGATCGAACAGCTGCAGGAAGATAAAGAAGACGAACAGAACATCCTGGAGCGCAACACCTATGCGCGCCTGCGTGAGCTGCTCGTCGGAAGCGAAGCTGCTGCAGGCCCGAAAGGCTTCAAGACCGGCAAGATCACCAGTGAGGCACTCGACGAACTTCGCGAGAGCCAGTGGTGGGAAATCGCCCTGAAGTCTGAAAAGGCCCAAGGTGAGCTTGATCTTCTGCAGAGCCGCTTCAACGACTCCCTGCGTGAGCTCGAAGCCCGCTTCAACGACAAGGTCGACAAGGTCCAGTCGGGCGACGACCTGCCTCCGGGCGTGATGAAGGTCGTCAAGGTCTTCCTCGCTGTGAAGCGCAAGCTTCAGCCGGGCGACAAGATGGCTGGCCGTCACGGCAACAAGGGTGTGATCTCCAAGATCAACCCGGCCGAAGACATGCCATTCACTGAAGACGGTACGCCTGTCGATATCGTTCTCAACCCGCTCGGCGTGCCGTCGCGGATGAACGTCGGGCAGATTCTGGAAACCCATATGGGCTGGGCCTCGAATGGTCTTGGCCGTCTGGTCCAGAATGCGCTCGATGAGTGGAACGAGAACAAGGACAACAAGGCGCTGCGCGAGACGGTCCAGCACGTGTACGGCAAGGAGCAGGAGCTGCCCGAGTCCGACACCGAGATCGTTGAGCTGGCCTCGAACCTCAGCAATGGTGTTCCGATCGCAACGCCCGTCTTCGACGGCGCGCGCGAAGCAGACATCGTCGAGATGCTGGAGCGGGCAGGGCTGGATGCGTCCGGTCAGGTCACCCTGTTCGACGGTCGCACCGGCGAAGCGTTCAAGCGCAAGGTCACGGTTGGCTACAAGTATCTTCTCAAGCTTCACCACCTGGTGGACGAGAAGATCCACGCCCGCTCGACCGGCCCATACTCGCTCGTTACCCAGCAGCCGCTGGGCGGCAAGGCGCAGTTCGGTGGTCAGCGCTTCGGCGAGATGGAGGTCTGGGCCCTGGAAGCGTATGGCGCTGCCTACACGCTGCAGGAGATGCTCACCGTCAAGTCCGATGACACGGCAGGTCGTGCCAAGGTGTACGAAGCCATCGTCCGCGGTGATGACACGTTCGAAGCCGGTATCCCGGAATCGTTCAACGTTCTCATCAAGGAAATGCGCTCGCTTGGCCTCAACGTCGAACTGATCGAAGCCAATGAGGATGATGATGACTCACCGGTGGCGGCCGAATAG
- the rplL gene encoding 50S ribosomal protein L7/L12: MADIAKLGDELLGLTILEAKELNDYLEERGIKAAAAVAMAGPAAGGGDAAAAEEKTEFDVILTDGGDKKINVIKVVREVVSGLGLKEAKELVEGAPKPIKEGVSKDEAEELKKKFEEAGAKVEIK; the protein is encoded by the coding sequence ATGGCAGATATTGCAAAACTTGGTGACGAACTTCTCGGCCTCACCATCCTCGAAGCAAAAGAGCTCAACGACTATCTCGAAGAGCGCGGCATCAAAGCAGCAGCAGCTGTTGCTATGGCCGGTCCAGCAGCTGGCGGCGGCGACGCAGCAGCAGCTGAAGAGAAAACCGAATTCGACGTTATCCTGACCGATGGCGGCGACAAGAAAATCAACGTCATTAAGGTCGTGCGCGAAGTCGTGTCCGGTCTTGGCCTGAAAGAAGCCAAGGAGCTCGTCGAAGGCGCTCCGAAGCCAATCAAGGAAGGCGTTTCCAAGGACGAAGCAGAAGAACTCAAGAAGAAGTTCGAAGAAGCTGGTGCCAAGGTTGAAATCAAGTAA
- the rplJ gene encoding 50S ribosomal protein L10, which yields MDKAGKQAALAELEEVFENSGAVVVTHYTGLSVAELTKLRTTLREQGGRLKVVKNRIAKIALKGKGGDAAQGLFTGQVAIAYAEDPTVPAKATADFAKDNDKLKLVGGVMGAEVMDGAGVEALAKMPSREEMIATIVARLTGQASQIIQRVNAPGQGLAGAIKVIGEQAAA from the coding sequence ATGGATAAAGCTGGAAAGCAGGCGGCGCTCGCGGAACTCGAAGAAGTTTTCGAGAATTCCGGTGCAGTTGTCGTCACGCATTATACCGGTTTGAGCGTTGCGGAACTGACGAAGCTGCGTACCACGCTCAGAGAGCAGGGTGGGCGGCTTAAAGTGGTCAAGAACCGGATTGCCAAGATTGCCCTCAAGGGCAAGGGCGGCGATGCGGCTCAGGGCCTCTTCACTGGCCAGGTGGCAATTGCCTATGCAGAAGACCCGACGGTCCCTGCAAAAGCGACTGCCGATTTTGCCAAAGACAATGATAAGCTGAAACTCGTCGGAGGCGTCATGGGCGCCGAAGTGATGGACGGTGCGGGTGTTGAAGCCCTCGCCAAGATGCCATCGCGCGAAGAGATGATTGCAACCATTGTTGCCCGCCTGACAGGTCAGGCCAGCCAGATCATCCAGCGCGTCAATGCGCCGGGCCAAGGTCTTGCTGGAGCGATCAAGGTCATCGGCGAGCAGGCAGCGGCATAG